The genomic stretch CCAAGACAGCCGCCATCACCGGGCAAAAGAGAGCGCAAAAGACCAAGAGCACAGCACTCTTTAGCCTCGTCCAGCATGAGCCCTGCCCTTGTCTAGCCCTCGTTAGCTGGCCTCGCTCTCACGCAGCCCAGAGTCAGCCGCCCACCTTCGACCGGCTTCCAACTGCTGCTCGGCCCCTCCTCCCAATGaaacatcgtcatcagctGTCCACACCCAGCCAGGCCCGCTCTCGACGCTATTTGTACTGTCCTGACGTTATCCTGCAGCAGACTCTGCGCTGCCTCCTCCGTTGTAGCCGCCAGGACGAGACAAGacagggcagggcagggcaggACGGGACCCTCTGCTGTGTGAGCGAGCGAGTGCCTATTAGTACACTCTCAGCAGGGGACGGCATAACTTGGCGACTCTTCTGCGTCATATCCTTTCCCTTCCCAGCTCCTTCGTTACCCCTCcttgtgtttttttcttcagcctctcgGAATCCTTTATACTGTACTTACTGTGTCTGCCTGTGCGCCTCGAGCCACTCCTTCTCTCCCGCGTCATAATTGCCTGGTACCTCATACAAGCGACGGTTCACAACAGCggagaggaaaagagtgGAAAGACAGTGTGAGAGATAgcgagagacagagagatATACCTGGCAGGCAGCGCTAGGTTGGAGAGATGGCCGACTATAGAACTACAAAGGTCTACCGAGAACGGAACGATTCTGACGACGACCACTTTCAAAAGAGCACCACTGTGACCCGATACAAAGTCAACCAACCCAAGGTAGAGCGATACGACCGTGTCGAGAAAGTCTATGAGATGGACGACGAGCGCCGCTCACGCTACTCTGGCGAGCGGGATTTTGTCGAGTATGAGCGAAGGGAGCGGGCATATGTGCCCGACAGGCCACGCTCGGCCGTAGACGTCGACGCTGATCGCGGCCGCACCGCCTACTATGAGCGCGATGTCGAGCGCCGGGAGACGGACCGCGACTGGGACAGACGCCCTCGCCATCATGAAGAGGATGTGCGCGTGGAAAAGAGAGTCGAGGAGCGCTTTGAcgacggccatggccatgaggTTGATCGCTATCGCAAGGAGACTGAGTATTACCACGATCCAAACCATGCGTCTTCTCCCGTCGTGGTCCGCCAGCGGGCTCCGGACCAGAAAATCATCGTCCAGGAAGCCCCGCCGCAGCAGATTGTCATTCCCCGGCAGGAACCCAACATCATTGTGCTCAGAGAGAGGGACGGGGACCGAGAACTCGCTCGTCCCGCTCCTTACGACGAAGAGTATTACTACCGACGGGAACGGAGAGAGGTTGGCCCCTACAAGGGCGACCGCCGCCCGCGACGCGGGGACGACTACcacagcgacgacgatgactATTACTACTCTCGCCGCACCACTCGCCGCGAGCGAAGCCAGAGCGCGGATCACCACCACAAGCGTCACCTCGCAGAGGGAGCCCTTGCCGGCGCCGGCATCACGGCCCTCCTCTCCAGTCGCCCCAATGAGTACGGAGAGGTTGCCGAGGGCCGTGGCAAGAAGGTccttgccggcgctgcttTGGGGGCCATCGGAACCGAGGCCATCAGGCGAGCCCACAGCGCCTATGAAGACCACTGGGGTGACGGTAATGAATCCCCCGATCGCCACTCTGCGCTCAAGAAAGGTCTAGGAATCGCCGCCGTGGCCCTCGCCGCAGCTGGCGCCGTCAAGTATCACCAGGCCAGCAAGGCCGAAAAGGATGAGCGACGCCGAGGACGAAGCCGAAATCGAGGGTACTATACATCTGACGAAGAGTACTACTCGGATCGCTCGCGCTCGCGCAGGCCCAGCCGCAAGCGCAGCCTCTCCAccttggccaaggcggccATTGGAACCGCCGCGACTGCTGGGCTCGTGAAGCATTTCCGTGACAAGTCAAAGTCGCGATCCAAGTCACGACATTCTCGACCTGGCAGCAGATCTCGCAGCAAGTCTACGCTTCGCCGTGGTGCCGAGCTTGCCGCCGGCGCGGCCGCAGTTGGCGTAGCTGGCAAGAT from Trichoderma atroviride chromosome 3, complete sequence encodes the following:
- a CDS encoding uncharacterized protein (EggNog:ENOG41); the protein is MADYRTTKVYRERNDSDDDHFQKSTTVTRYKVNQPKVERYDRVEKVYEMDDERRSRYSGERDFVEYERRERAYVPDRPRSAVDVDADRGRTAYYERDVERRETDRDWDRRPRHHEEDVRVEKRVEERFDDGHGHEVDRYRKETEYYHDPNHASSPVVVRQRAPDQKIIVQEAPPQQIVIPRQEPNIIVLRERDGDRELARPAPYDEEYYYRRERREVGPYKGDRRPRRGDDYHSDDDDYYYSRRTTRRERSQSADHHHKRHLAEGALAGAGITALLSSRPNEYGEVAEGRGKKVLAGAALGAIGTEAIRRAHSAYEDHWGDGNESPDRHSALKKGLGIAAVALAAAGAVKYHQASKAEKDERRRGRSRNRGYYTSDEEYYSDRSRSRRPSRKRSLSTLAKAAIGTAATAGLVKHFRDKSKSRSKSRHSRPGSRSRSKSTLRRGAELAAGAAAVGVAGKMWKDHHDKKKERERGESTSRGYSDEDREYDGHNSHSRSRSRSRSRARSLYSEAVADPGLGLIEYGHDPLPPDPRSPTGQGYESEAEERRRNRRRRRERDPSSSSESNEERKRSRSRLRDSAAAGAAAAGIKEYKDRKERERKEEARREEKREERKEDRKERRSKERRSREREEQAQRYPKVPSNGAYFEDPNRPHSPPNASGGAYFGAPYPVTPGASIPGNIPPPAPQPPTTNVPPREHSYTPYTDPSVPEPREYHPYVPQDYHGYAPPPPPAGPPPPSGPPPPGNSSGVPGYARPPGPPPSGPVPPPWTSPSRATGGR